In one window of Drosophila innubila isolate TH190305 chromosome 2L unlocalized genomic scaffold, UK_Dinn_1.0 4_B_2L, whole genome shotgun sequence DNA:
- the LOC117781149 gene encoding dedicator of cytokinesis protein 7, with protein sequence MCKMSTAQRSFVQKVSKQPAADVRKNMAAHMHTKALNAGSMLSSTLSLTEPLDYEEFLNQHINIINRDPLKHILDFPQGDITIKIIPRKIRTIEHILPKENIADLPKHVQECICCYTRPWKVVEYAHRHYSSSCCARERIDRGTISPSAYQQEFEIDKDFSSFDDTFTDKSESCTPSSRQSIASLASVSSCTDTLTPRGSWASFDLRRSVNDPLIPNLLDNVQPEQIDQLNETRRQENRQEAVFSLYPETESDEIIERRLPAELPIEHMGHRIHVNCLQLKLELEVEPIFASMAIYDAKERQKVSENFYFDMNSDNLKLMLSNHVRCADISTQSRSAIFEISYPSNDLFLVIRLEKVLQGDINNSVEPYLKEDKDKYREKVKSNAMDYCERLGKYRMPFAWTAIYLTNVFNGDNFENKDSCPGERDSSGSGGSATLASAASSNSLDRKSSTSSFDQLRRKANDMSGTLTRRGSLERKEKRRSWSPDDFANVIESFRPITITVPSFFKQEADKMKDEDLYKILPELKRPNTVIKKYKCIPGSIKLEISPCVDDVMNALTPELAKIEPQSGDKTRPVKEILEFSPLAIYNPHYSYRNLLFVSPKELNFSSRAGSARNIAIRVQLMAGETPNDAVNAIFGKSSCPEYATEAYTSVNYHNKCPTFYDEIKIALPASIKQHHHLLFTIYHVSCQKKPHELQLPVETPIGYTWLPLLEDGKLKVGDFNLPVMVEAPPENYSFIPPNVHLPGIKWLDNHRAVFSISVGAVTSIHTLDAHLDRFFLNCEYLDTRNIPSHIGESNMEAELKRCLLDINQSNRESLVRHLPLVLDKLIELLVTSHKVGGHTMSLGSTVFEVLCLVSAHLSLLSDVDQYGRQSLFSTYVQFQCKIPHPMAAKRGINNEFQSNETSALYDNISSIGRTDFDNNPSLSARLETQASHVCLLHEELALQYTLANGKVSDLAMSNSWFLFELIIKSMTEHLDYSDTLHGQRKHRFSHQFVDDISALVTGVTNKVAEYHSSDPRQAQSLNASLSFFIFDLLSIMDRGFVFGLIKVYSKLIMSRNSTAPDLMNYKIDFLRIVCSHEHFVALNLPFGTPYTTISAPCSPTPSTTSNNSQTSYGSVERALHADLSTEFRQQHFLVGLVLGDLATVMEVPNPQLHGKAISCIRNLLTSHDSRYDSEARSRVASLYIPLLSIVMDSFSQLHQYISDAPDHDRLHQMGQLEDYQGPHQTIATSTISPEVAYAISGSRVYSYMTEQSKNKIPLNAENTRHLLACFLWVLKNLERTILYRWLLGLTPHRVHQMLQVLNTCLKAFEYSGQKRLPTLKRTNTHSFRKTAPTDVKDKLEECIRGTNSARYDLINRRKDRNSTEKLRWRKDQMPYRSQYSDGMSRCEPELELSHFIEGSLATETGLIILDSLEIIVHVATNLHHNLLGTVLKVLLHSLSRNQSTLALQNLFASQRALIFKFPNLLFDEETDICADLCLLLLKHCASQLPGIRSQAAASLYLLMRQNFEIGNNFARVKMQVTMSLSSLVGTSASFSEQSLRRALKTILVYAESDTDLQETSFPEQVQDLLFNLHMILSDTVKMKEYQEDPEMLLDLMNRIAKGYQNNPDLRLTWLENMAKKHRERANHTEAAMCYVHAAALVSEYLSMLESQTHLPVGAVSFQRISPNTFMESAVSDDVLSPGEDGICLGNHFTETGLKALLEEASNSFQVAGMYEAMNEVYKILIPICEANREFLKLGKVHGKLQEAFNRIAQLQGKRVFGTYFRVGFYGAKFGDLDQQEFIYKEPTLTKLPEIFSRLQNFYADRFGPDSVHIIKDSNNFDTNTLDPEKAYIQITYVEPFFETYEMRHRETYFERNFNIKRFIFSTPFTKNGKAHGELHEQCKRKTILTTANHFPYVKTRIQVISRTQFQLEPIEVAIEDIQKKTVELAAATNQEPADPKILQMVLQGCIGTTVNQGPMEMASVFLSNLSDGSTVPTKHQNKLRLCFREFSKRCADALKKNRNLILSDQKDYQRELERNYERFVERLSPLITLKPAQTQGVVKANAYQNKSTPLKCVSDYFK encoded by the exons atgtgcaaGATGTCGACCGCACAAAGATCATTTGTACAAAAAGTGTCCAA GCAACCGGCGGCAGATGTACGGAAGAACATGGCTGCCCATATGCATACGAAGGCCCTCAACGCAGGTTCAATGTTGTCTTCAACG CTCTCTCTCACCGAACCCCTTGACTATGAAGAATTTCTAAAtcaacatattaacattataAATCGGGATCCCTTAAAGCACATATTGGACTTTCCCCAAGGAgatattacaataaaaataatacctCGAAAAATTCGTACCATAGAACACATTTTACCCAAAGAAAATAT CGCTGATTTGCCAAAGCATGTACAGGAGTGCATTTGTTGTTACACGCGTCCTTGGAAAGTTGTTGAGTATGCACACCGCCATTACTCCAGTTCGTGTTGTGCACGCGAGCGGATTGATCGGGGAACCATTAGTCCTTCGGCTTACCAACAGGAGTTCGAGATCGATAAGGACTTTTCCTCATTTGACGATACATTCACAGATAAGAGCGAAAGTTGTACACCAAGCTCGAGACAATCTATTGCCAGCCTAGCTTCAGTTAGCTCTTGCACAGATACATTAACTCCTCGTGGCTCTTGGGCTAGTTTTGATTTACGGCGATCTGTTAATGACCCGCTTATTCCAAATCTATTGGATAATGTTCAACCCGAACAAATTGATCAGTTGAATGAGACACGACGCCAAGAAAATCGACAAGAGGccgttttttctttatatccAGAAACGGAAAGTGATGAAATTATTGAGAGAAGGCTACCCGCTGAGCTTCCCATTGAGCATATGGGTCATCGCATACACGTTAATTGTCTGCAGTTAAAACTGGAGCTCGAAGTAGAACCTATATTTGCATCAATGGCTATATATGATGCCAAAGAGCGTCAAAAGGTATCCGAGAATTTTTACTTTGATATGAATTCAGACAATCTTAAGTTAATGCTATCAAATCATGTTCGTTGTGCCGATATTAGCACGCAAAGTCGTTCCgctatatttgaaatttcatatccaagtAATGATTTGTTTCTCGTTATACGCCTTGAGAAAGTTCTACAGGGTGACATCAATAACTCTGTTGAGCCATATCTCAAAGAAGACAAGGATAAATATAGGGAGAAAGTCAAGTCAAATGCAATGGATTATTGTGAACGTTTGGGTAAATATCGCATGCCGTTTGCATGGACTGccatatatttaacaaatgtcTTCAATGGCGACAACTTTGAAAACAAGGACTCTTGTCCTGGAGAAAGAGATTCATCTGGGAGCGGTGGGAGTGCAACTCTAGCATCTGCTGCAAGCTCAAACAGCTTAGATCGCAAGTCGTCGACTAGCAGCTTCGACCAGCTACGGCGGAAAGCGAACGATATGAGTGGCACATTGACGCGGCGTGGCTCTCTGGAACGCAAGGAGAAACGTCGTTCTTGGTCACCAGATGATTTCGCCAACGTTATCGAAAGCTTTCGTCCTATTACGATAACAGTACCGAGTTTTTTTAAACAAGAGGCTGATAAAATGAAAGATGAGGACTTGTACAAAATATTGCCTGAACTGAAAAGGCCTAATACagttatcaaaaaatataaatgtattccAGGATCTATTAAATTGGAAATATCGCCATGTGTTGACGATGTTATGAACGCGTTAACACCGGAGCTGGCCAAGATCGAGCCACAGAGTGGCGACAAAACACGTCCagttaaagaaattttagaGTTTTCACCGTTAGCGATATATAATCCCCATTACAGCTATCGtaatttactttttgtatCTCCCAAAGAGTTAAATTTTTCGTCACGCGCTGGATCTGCACGAAACATTGCGATTCGTGTGCAATTGATGGCAG GAGAGACTCCAAACGATGCCGTCAATGCCATTTTCGGTAAATCATCATGTCCGGAATATGCAACGGAAGCATACACATCCGTCAACTACCATAACAAGTGTCCAACGTTTTATGACGAGATTAAGATAGCTTTGCCCGCATCTATCAAGCAGCAtcatcatttattatttactatcTACCACGTATCATGCCAAAAAAAACCGCATGAACTGCAACTTCCGGTAGAGACTCCGATCGGTTACACCTGGCTACCACTTCTCGAGGATGGGAAGCTAAAAGTTGGCGATTTCAATCTACCTGTAATGGTGGAAGCGCCTCCGGAGAACTACTCCTTTATACCACCAAATGTCCATCTTCCCGGAATTAAGTGGCTGGACAATCATCGTGCCGTTTTTTCCATTAGTGTGGGTGCAGTTACTTCCATTCACACTTTAGATGCACACCTCGATCGCTTCTTTTTAAACTGCGAATATCTGGACACCCGCAATATACCCTCTCATATTGGTGAGAGTAATATGGAAGCTGAGCTCAAAAGATGTCTGCTGGACATAAATCAGTCAAATCGTGAATCGCTGGTTAGGCATTTGCCTCTTGTGCTAGACAAACTCATTGAGTTGCTGGTAACTAGCCATAAAGTAGGAGGTCACACCATGTCCCTGGGTTCCACCGTGTTTGAGGTGCTTTGTTTAGTGTCGGCACATTTGTCGTTACTCAGCGATGTTGATCAATATGGACGTCAAAGTTTATTTTCCACTTATGTGCAGTTCCAGTGTAAAATACCACACCCAATGGCTGCTAAACGTGGTATAAATAACGAATTTCAATCAAATGAAACGTCTGCTTTATATGATAATATTTCGAGTATTGGCCGCACTG ATTTTGATAATAATCCATCCTTAAGTGCCAGACTTGAAACACAGGCTTCTCACGTATGCTTGCTGCATGAAGAGCTTGCCTTGCAATATACACTGGCCAATGGAAAAGTATCCGATCTAGCCATGAGTAATTCATGGTTTCTTTTCGAACTTATTATAAAATCCATGACAGAGCACCTAGACTATTCAGATACATTACATGGGCAACGGAAGCACAGATTTTCACATCAATTTGTCGACGACATATCTGCACTTGTTACAGGAGTCACCAATAAAGTTGCTGAATATCATAGCTCAGATCCAAGACAAGCTCAGTCTTTAAACGCCAGCTTAAGCTTTTTCATATTTGACCTGCTGAGTATTATGGACCGAGGATTTGTCTTTGGCTTAATTAAAGTCTATTCCAAACTTATAATGTCGAGGAACTCAACCGCACCCGATCTCATGAACTACAAAATAGACTTTCTTCGTATTGTTTGCAGTCACGAACACTttgttgctttaaatttacCTTTTGGTACTCCTTACACCACAATCTCAGCGCCTTGCAGTCCTACTCCCAGCACCACATCGAACAATAGTCAGACTTCATAT GGATCTGTTGAACGCGCTCTGCACGCAGACCTCAGTACAGAATTTCGTCAACAGCACTTCCTAGTCGGCCTGGTTTTAGGTGATTTGGCTACTGTAATGGAGGTACCAAATCCCCAATTGCATGGAAAAGCCATAAGCTGCATACGCAATCTATTGACTTCCCATGACTCACGATACGATTCAGAAGCACGATCTCGAGTGGCTTCACTATACATACCACTGCTCTCGATAGTTATGGATAGTTTCTCGCAACTGCATCAATATATATCAGATGCTCCAGATCATGATCGCTTGCATCAGATGGGTCAACTGGAAGATTATCAGGGTCCACACCAGACCATTGCCACGTCCACAATTAGCCCAGAAGTGGCATATGCCATCTCTGGCAGTCGTGTTTACTCATACATGACGGAGCAGTCAAAGAACAAGATACCGCTGAACGCAGAAAACACTCGTCATTTATTGGCTTGTTTCCTTTGGGTGCTAAAAAATTTGGAGCGTACTATACTTTACCGTTGGCTGCTCGGCTTAACTCCCCATCGTGTACACCAAATGTTGCAAGTgctgaatacatgtttaaaagcCTTTGAATATTCTGGTCAAAAACGATTGCCCACTCTAAAGCGAACTAACACACACAGTTTTCGAAAAACAGCACCTACTGATGTCAAGGACAAATTGGAGGAATGTATTAGAGGAACAAATTCAGCACGGTATGATCTGATTAACCGTCGCAAGGATCGTAATTCGACGGAGAAACTTCGGTGGCGCAAGGATCAAATGCCATACCGTTCACAATATAGTGATGGGATGAGCAGATGTGAACCAGAGCTTGAGCTAAGTCATTTTATCGAGGGCTCACTAGCTACGGAAACTGGACTTATTATACTTGATTCATTGGAGATAATTGTACATGTAGCCACCAATCTACATCATAATCTTTTGGGAACAGTTTTAAAAGTCTTATTGCATAGTTTATCGCGCAATCAGTCGACACTCGCtctacaaaatttgtttgcatCTCAACGTGCgctgatttttaaatttccaaatCTGTTGTTTGATGAAGAAACAGACATATGTGCAGATTTGTGTCTTCTGCTATTAAAACACTGCGCATCACAATTGCCAGGTATCCGCTCCCAGGCTGCAGCATCATTGTACTTATTAATGAGACAAAACTTTGAAATTggaaat aatttcGCACGTGTTAAAATGCAAGTAACTATGTCTCTAAGCTCTCTGGTTGGCACTAGCGCTTCATTCAGCGAGCAATCACTTCGACGTGCATTGAAGACAATTTTGGTTTACGCCGAGTCTGATACGGATTTACAGGAAACGTCCTTTCCAGAGCAAGTGCAAGATTTACTGTTTAATTTGCACATGATACTGTCAGACACTGTTAAGATGAAAGAATACCAAGAGGACCCAGAAATGCTGCTAGACTTGATGAATCGAATAGCAAAAGGATACCAAAATAATCCAGACTTGCGGTTAACATGGCTTGAAAACATGGCTAAAAAGCATCGTGAGCGTGCTAACCATACTGAGGCAGCCATGTGTTACGTACACGCTGCAGCCTTGGTTTCCGAGTACCTGAGCATGCTCGAATCCCAAACACATTTGCCAGTCGGTGCTGTGAGTTTTCAGCGTATTTCACCAAACACTTTTATGGAGTCGGCGGTGTCGGATGATGTTCTGAGTCCCGGCGAAGATGGTATATGCCTGGGCAATCATTTTACTGAGACGGGATTAAAAGCGTTACTTGAAGAGGCATCAAATTCGTTCCAAGTTGCTGGCATGTACGAAGCTATGAACGAggtgtataaaatattaattccaATCTGCGAAGCGAACCGCGAGTTTCTCAAGCTCGGTAAAGTTCACGGAAAGCTGCAAGAAGCATTCAATCGAATTGCACAACTTCAG GGTAAACGAGTATTTGGAACGTACTTTCGGGTTGGTTTTTACGGCGCTAAATTCGGAGATCTGGATCAACAAGAATTCATTTACAAAGAGCCTACATTGACAAAATTACCAGAAATATTTAGCAGACTTCAG AACTTTTATGCGGATAGGTTTGGTCCAGACTCTGTGCATATAATTAAGGATTCAAATAATTTCGACACAAATACATTAGATCCGGAAAAAGCTTATATACAAATCACTTATGTCGAACCCTTTTTCGAAACTTATGAAATGCGTCATCGTGAAACTTACTTCGAAAGAAATTTTAACATCA aACGGTTCATATTTTCAACACCTTTCACTAAAAACGGAAAAGCTCATGGGGAATTACATGAGCAATGCAAGCGAAAAACGATTCTAACGACAGCAAACCATTTTCCATACGTAAAAACTCGTATCCAAGTTATCAGCAGAACTCAATTTCAGTTGGAGCCGATTGAAGTGGCCATTG AGGACATTCAAAAGAAGACAGTGGAATTAGCTGCGGCTACGAATCAGGAGCCAGCCGACCCAAAAATCCTGCAAATGGTATTGCAGGGTTGCATTGGTACTACCGTCAACCAGGGCCCTATGGAAATGGCTAGTGTATTTCTCTCAAACTTATCTGATGGCAGCACGGTTCCTACAAagcatcaaaataaattacgaTTGTGTTTCCGAGAGTTTTCTAAGCGATGTGCGGATGCTTTAAAAAAGAATCGCAATCTGATATTGTCAGATCAAAAAGACTATCAACGCGAGCTTGAACGTAATTATGAACGCTTCGTGGAAAGACTGTCTCCGCTCATCACACTAAAACCAGCACAAACTCAAGGGGTTGTAAA agCCAACGCctatcaaaataaaagcacTCCACTAAAATg CGTGTCGGATTATTTTAagtaa
- the LOC117781855 gene encoding ATR-interacting protein mus304 isoform X1 produces the protein MAKRFTSITKPNKKLKLDVSVGAGHFCTNASNIADLWGSDDDDFILLATQIEEKNPRPPDDGSRHKDGKLSFSQFVPQANDNTSTQQFGEPMTTTSSQCPMPTSSSYQRPNRARDDEMLMSNILSELVEDQTDLVVDGIGQWTDYSTGQATANMRQLAQERQLKFLMERVDVLKKENTKLQKDIIDHNNQTLTKEGEVSLLRNELRQARKLLQASKMDRIVMAEEAEKDCNKKVAEVFKQVIAKNAELNFTNVEFSEHKIRSAMNTTFRESPVSTVTDADECRNMLRLENLCITSSYANRNSSKTDKHFYEYSKETRSQKKQRSFFEVELEQLIFHYAQLQSRPSVDKAIMERLIKSVCGVFTESWSYAQSLELPQHCMMYPYQPFNLLDHSISMRQSLIQPDALYKLEQAVLLRRYIATLALICQGEGNISQALLEKTHGNHSILQILIEAITKLGYSFEVCEHFGVIEATGSLLHSLLNHVMAAKVSICGSQQDLLFNLLKQLVFTRPSPWVFRELSSCMLLCARQDQLMARMCIASTNNCFVSDRVRSLYRFGPDSCLIQVYAGLLELCFWNDLPLEPCHFKLLLSICENHVRFVYQCFTSLPAFIMKILPLPSIVDEENTDKEPLLSTVAGLQSHLLPNHSTTATVNNSANISEFTPMAAPDQAPQDHACECYVKLCLSVVTLVFQMMYQWSLQEKKTHILQVGEISQIAVQLLILIFREYYLPSLFRDSEETTKHNLYLLCNWWQDHKRTLNFEDTHVIFLKQLQELQFMLKPLHQEANLTNPDNDLAEWTRIVDNADVNSQKYDPPDVQFNSKSLLTYKICDFFNSLKTTAYNFE, from the exons ATGGCTAAGCGATTTACATCAATTACCAAGccgaataaaaaattaaaattggacGTTAGTGTTGGTGCCGGTCACTTTTGCACAAACGCATCGAATATTGCGGACTTGTGGGGAAGTGACGATGACGATTTCATCTTGTTAGCTACGCAAATAGAAGAGAAAAATCCGCGCCCACCTGATGATGGCAGTCGACACAAAGATGGGAAATTGAGCTTTAGTCAATTTGTACCTCAAGCCAATGACAATACAAGCACACAACAATTTGGAGAGCCCATGACTACAACTTCAAGCCAGTGTCCTATGCCGACTTCATCTTCATACCAGCGTCCGAATCGAGCACGGGATGATGAAATGCTGATGAGCAACATTTTATCTGAGCTTGTGGAAGATCAAACGGATCTCGTAGTGGATGGCATCGGGCAATGGACAGATTATTCAACAGGACAAGCTACGGCAAATATGCGTCAACTGGCACAGGAACGTCAACTCAAGTTTTTGATGGAACGCGTCGATGTGCTGAAGAAGGAGAATACCAAATTACAGAAGGATATCATTGATCACAACAATCAAACTCTGACAAAGGAAGGTGAG GTCAGCTTACTTCGAAATGAGTTGCGGCAAGCGAGAAAGTTGCTTCAGGCGAGTAAAATGGATAGAATTGTTATGGCAGAAGAAGCCGAAAAAGACTGCAATAAGAAAGTCGCCGAAGTATTTAAACAAGTAATTGCGAAAAACGCCGAACTGAACTTTACAAACGTTGAGTTTTCCGAGCATAAAATCCGAAGTGCAATGAACACAACATTCAGAGAAAGTCCCGTGTCCACAGTAACGGATGCCGACGAATGCCGGAATATGCTACGATTagaaaatttatgtataactAGCTCTTATGCAAATCGTAATTCTTCAAAAACCGATAAGCATTTCTACGAGTACTCCAAAGAGACACGATCGCAAAAGAAACAACGTAGTTTCTTTGAAGTGGAATTGGAGCAACTGATTTTCCATTACGCACAACTGCAGTCTCGACCCAGCGTTGATAAGGCGATTATGGAACGCCTAATTAAGTCTGTATGCGGAGTGTTTACAGAGTCTTGGTCCTATGCCCAAAGTTTGGAGTTGCCGCAACACTGTATGATGTATCCCTATCAACCCTTTAATCTGCTGGATCACAGTATCTCTATGCGCCAATCTCTAATTCAGCCCGACGCCTTGTACAAACTTGAACAAGCTGTTCTATTGCGGCGCTATATTGCCACTTTAGCGCTGATTTGCCAAGGAGAAGGCAACATATCGCAAGCATTGCTTGAAAAAACCCATGGCAATCACTCAATACTGCAAATACTCATCGAGGCGATAACCAAATTAGGTTACTCATTTGAAGTATGCGAACATTTTGGAGTCATTGAAGCCACCGGGTCGTTGCTGCACAGTCTACTTAACCATGTGATGGCGGCAAAGGTCTCTATATGCGGATCTCAGCAGGATTTActctttaatttgttaaagcAGTTGGTTTTCACTCGTCCTAGCCCATGGGTCTTCCGAGAACTTAGTTCTTGTATGCTATTGTGCGCTCGTCAGGATCAGCTGATGGCGAGAATGTGCATTGCCAGTACAAATAATTGTTTCGTATCAGATCGCGTTCGATCCCTTTACCGATTTGGACCTGATTCCTGTCTCATACAGGTGTACGCAGGATTACTTGAACTCTGCTTTTGGAATGATTTGCCCCTCGAACCTTGTCATTTTAAGCTCTTACTTTCGATTTGCGAAAATCATGTGCGCTTTGTTTACCAATGCTTTACATCTTTGCCtgcatttataatgaaaatacttCCACTTCCGTCCATTGTTGATGAGGAAAACACCGACAAGGAGCCCTTATTGTCAACAGTTGCCGGTTTACAGTCGCATTTATTACCGAATCATAGTACTACCGCAACTGTAAATAACTCGGCAAATATATCAGAATTTACTCCGATGGCCGCACCGGATCAAGCGCCTCAGGATCATGCTTGCGAATGCTATGTAAAACTTTGCCTAAGCGTTGTTACGCTTGTTTTCCAAATGATGTATCAGTGGAGTTtacaagaaaagaaaacac ACATCTTACAAGTTGGCGAAATCTCTCAGATTGCCGTACAAttacttatacttattttcAGGGAGTATTATCTGCCAAGCCTTTTTCGTGATTCAGAAGAAACTACAAAACATAATCTGTATCTACTTTGCAATTGGTGGCAGGATCATAAGCGGACATTGAATTTTGAAGATACACACG ttatttttttaaagcaactGCAGGAGTTGCAGTTTATGTTGAAGCCATTGCATCAAGAGGCAAATCTTACCAACCCCGATAATGACTTAGCCGAGTGGACTCGTATTGTTGATAATGCAGATGTAAACAGTCAGAAATATGATCCCCCAGATGTccaatttaattctaaatcGTTACTCACGTATAAAATATGTGACTTTTTTAATAGCCTGAAGACGACTGCTtacaattttgaataa
- the LOC117781855 gene encoding ATR-interacting protein mus304 isoform X2 produces the protein MAKRFTSITKPNKKLKLDVSVGAGHFCTNASNIADLWGSDDDDFILLATQIEEKNPRPPDDGSRHKDGKLSFSQFVPQANDNTSTQQFGEPMTTTSSQCPMPTSSSYQRPNRARDDEMLMSNILSELVEDQTDLVVDGIGQWTDYSTGQATANMRQLAQERQLKFLMERVDVLKKENTKLQKDIIDHNNQTLTKEGQLTSK, from the exons ATGGCTAAGCGATTTACATCAATTACCAAGccgaataaaaaattaaaattggacGTTAGTGTTGGTGCCGGTCACTTTTGCACAAACGCATCGAATATTGCGGACTTGTGGGGAAGTGACGATGACGATTTCATCTTGTTAGCTACGCAAATAGAAGAGAAAAATCCGCGCCCACCTGATGATGGCAGTCGACACAAAGATGGGAAATTGAGCTTTAGTCAATTTGTACCTCAAGCCAATGACAATACAAGCACACAACAATTTGGAGAGCCCATGACTACAACTTCAAGCCAGTGTCCTATGCCGACTTCATCTTCATACCAGCGTCCGAATCGAGCACGGGATGATGAAATGCTGATGAGCAACATTTTATCTGAGCTTGTGGAAGATCAAACGGATCTCGTAGTGGATGGCATCGGGCAATGGACAGATTATTCAACAGGACAAGCTACGGCAAATATGCGTCAACTGGCACAGGAACGTCAACTCAAGTTTTTGATGGAACGCGTCGATGTGCTGAAGAAGGAGAATACCAAATTACAGAAGGATATCATTGATCACAACAATCAAACTCTGACAAAGGAAG GTCAGCTTACTTCGAAATGA
- the LOC117780516 gene encoding transcription initiation factor TFIID subunit 10, with protein MASDGEDMDLTCTESEVSAAETDTETRDDSAPLPDSDTDEESLDVEVVPATSDDADMEELLGQLEDYTPTVPDALTLRILKSSGFAAVDPRIVRIISVSAQKFISDIANDALQHCKTRTTNIQHSSGHSSNKDKKNPKDRKYTLAMEDLVPALADHGITMRKPQYFV; from the exons ATGGCTTCTGATGGTGAAGATATGGACTTGACATGCACAGAAAGTGAAGTGTCTGCTGCGGAAACCGATACAGAGACCAGAGATGATAGTGCACCCTTGCCGGACTCGGACACAGATGAGGAAAGTTTGGATGTCGAAGTTGTGCCAGCGACGAGTGACGACGCTGATATGGAGGAATTGTTGGGACAACTGGAGGATTATACGCCCACGGTGCCAGATGCGCTTACATTGCGCATATTAAAAAGC TCTGGCTTTGCTGCAGTAGATCCTCGAATTGTGCGCATTATATCCGTGTCGGCACAGAAGTTTATCTCGGACATTGCCAACGATGCCTTGCAACATTGCAAAACGCGCACAACAAACATCCAGCACTCCAGTGGACACAGCTCAAACAAG GACAAAAAGAACCCCAAGGATCGCAAATACACCTTGGCCATGGAGGACTTGGTGCCAGCCCTGGCAGATCATGGCATTACAATGCGCAAGCCACAAtactttgtttaa
- the LOC117782098 gene encoding uncharacterized protein LOC117782098: protein MQSMRSLIRCLKERVILKPVCRFTSNSLPNPILVDMDEQEDVEPEEDLGIHPVYPILGNRFSDLFYMPQSVGPAYQDLVTTADQFDLTKYQESVGWNGIKPIRAQVVRCPKLLLPHMKRLFVIPSSKLNEPVNFSIFNLYFDSDVNSAIKSFVLIASQYSVEFMQDGYWSDFVNPFTGRAYFRPAARRKLNNEARSLGHNMIFKEVHGCTVIKEAKRCTFAGAIFSDVPVSYFE from the coding sequence ATGCAATCAATGAGATCATTAATACGCTGCCTGAAGGAGAGAGTGATTTTGAAGCCGGTCTGTCGGTTTACAAGCAACAGTCTACCGAACCCCATACTGGTGGACATGGACGAACAGGAGGATGTGGAGCCTGAAGAGGATTTAGGTATACATCCAGTGTATCCCATATTGGGCAATCGCTTTTCCGATCTATTCTATATGCCTCAAAGTGTGGGTCCGGCCTATCAGGATCTTGTAACGACTGCCGATCAATTCGATTTGACCAAATATCAAGAATCAGTTGGCTGGAATGGCATTAAGCCAATCAGAGCCCAAGTGGTGCGATGTCCCAAACTGCTCCTACCACATATGAAACGACTGTTTGTGATTCCCAGCTCAAAGCTAAACGAACCGGTTAACTTTAGCATATTCAATCTATATTTCGACAGTGATGTGAATAGTGCCATTAAGTCATTTGTCCTCATCGCCTCTCAATATTCAGTCGAATTCATGCAGGATGGCTATTGGTCGGACTTTGTCAATCCATTCACTGGACGTGCTTATTTTCGACCCGCTGCCCGTCGAAAGCTGAACAATGAAGCTCGTTCTCTGGGTCACAATATGATATTTAAGGAAGTCCATGGCTGCACCGTCATTAAGGAGGCCAAAAGATGCACTTTTGCTGGTGCCATTTTTAGCGATGTGCCAGTCAGTTACTTTGAGTAA